The proteins below come from a single Cololabis saira isolate AMF1-May2022 chromosome 2, fColSai1.1, whole genome shotgun sequence genomic window:
- the LOC133456535 gene encoding uncharacterized protein LOC133456535 encodes MDSFRLLFPLLLLGLFASALRPHGANTDPTFDCINDFDENMFCQFEQQNCSEYNLTLVLINGPTKTQSSCSFQVCQAGVCCCSMKMLLIHGETHNATVWKGGERFASKNISVTETIKPVTPTIVSVKESNENFEVLWRTGRKELSIPLTAEVTYHKKGDTNKTVLLTKKQEKEGLWFYEINGGKLEPRTTYAVSVRTFTEYKQFSDSSKEWEFKTGGSRSSEMLAIIVSLSVVAAVACGAIFVCYVKLKTKLWDKYSSIQPVTLSTWQPSKTPILKVEEPKPSTVFIEPPRPDDIKQGLKTVWTGSEGSGSFQSSGISTGSSHLSYAETEPLDVKAAVQNALMKDLNISPVSLMDTNPFKELNKDSVSVSSSYNPCDVRAAETSSGSSGLMNLSYSLVIPTLADPSEVPMQSETLCCPGYDLNKNSIMNSPEPQVSACLFPAQPDVSGPMQIDMSYQQCSADPQRSSDSGSFSPELESRVELAGPKKLTSIGENLPSCAVSHGFIEMEDGYQPIKSQAEEIEVLISQGTCGDHLENLKTHPEESFNQIPSGCSGLLSAGFSSDAPSGPSLLDLQRPCLPLMSVGQRPPIITDSGYQSV; translated from the exons CGACTTTGACGAGAACATGTTTTGCCAGTTTGAACAACAAAACTGCAGTGAATATAATTTGACTCTCGTCCTGATTAATGGACCTAC GAAGACCCAGAGCAGCTGCTCTTTCCAGGTGTGTCAGGCAGGTGTGTGTTGTTGCTCCATGAAAATGCTGTTAATCCACGGGGAAACCCACAATGCCACGGTGTGGAAGGGAGGAGAAAGATTTGCGTCGAAAAACATCTCTGTCACAGAGACCA TTAAGCCTGTGACTCCAACTATTGTCTCAGTGAAAGAATCCAATGAGAATTTTGAAGTcctgtggaggacaggaaggaaggaattaagTATCCCTCTCACTGCTGAAGTGACTTATCATAAAAAAGGAGACACGAATAAG ACTGTTTTGCTCACCAAGAAACAAGAGAAAGAGGGATTGTGGTTCTACGAAATAAATGGTGGAAAGTTAGAGCCCAGAACGACATACGCTGTCAGTGTGAGAACCTTTACGGAGTATAAACAGTTCAGCGACAGCAGCAAAGAGTGGGAATTCAAAACCG GTGGCTCCCGTAGCTCTGAGATGTTGGCCATCATCGTGTCCCTCAGTGTCGTTGCAGCTGTTGCCTGCGGTGCAATATTTGTCTGTTATGTAAA GCTCAAAACCAAGTTGTGGGACAAATATTCAAGTATACAACCTGTCACGCTGAGTACGTGGCAACCATCTAAAACACCG ATCCTGAAAGTGGAAGAACCTAAGCCCTCCACTGTCTTCATTGAGCCACCTCGTCCCGATGACATCAAACAAGG ATTGAAGACGGTGTGGACAGGCAGCGAAGGCAGCGGAAGCTTTCAGAGCAGTGGAATCAGTACGGGCTCCTCACATCTCAGTTATGCTGAGACAGAGCCTCTTGACGTCAAAGCTGCCGTCCAGAATGCTCTTATGAAGGACTTAAACATCAGCCCAGTATCACTAATGGACACCAATCCCTTTAAGGAATTAAACAAAGACAGTGTTTCAGTCTCTTCTTCCTACAATCCATGTGATGTCAGAGCTGCCGAAACGAGTTCTGGATCATCAGGCCTAATGAATCTCAGCTATTCCCTGGTCATTCCTACTTTGGCAGACCCCTCTGAGGTGCCAATGCAGTCTGAAACGCTTTGTTGCCCAGGGTATGACCTCAACAAGAACAGCATCATGAACAGTCCTGAGCCGCAGGTGTCAGCCTGTCTGTTTCCTGCACAGCCAGATGTTTCCGGGCCTATGCAAATAGATATGTCGTATCAACAGTGCAGCGCGGATCCTCAGAGATCTTCAGACTCCGGCTCCTTTTCACCAGAGCTCGAGTCCAGAGTTGAGCTCGCTGGTCCGAAGAAGCTCACGAGCATAGGTGAAAACCTTCCCAGTTGTGCAGTTTCACACGGCTTTATTGAAATGGAAGACGGCTACCAGCCGATTAAAAGTCAAGCCGAGGAGATAGAGGTTTTGATTTCCCAAGGGACATGTGGTGATCACCTGGAGAATTTGAAAACGCACCCAGAGGAATCATTCAACCAGATCCCCTCTGGCTGCTCAGGGCTGCTCAGTGCAGGTTTCAGTAGCGATGCCCCAAGTGGCCCTTCCCTCCTTGATCTCCAACGTCCCTGTCTTCCCTTGATGTCTGTCGGTCAGCGTCCACCAATAATCACCGACAGCGGCTATCAAAGCGTGTAG
- the LOC133421344 gene encoding interferon regulatory factor 1-like codes for MQQPVRLRLRPWLEEQIQSGRYPGVSWLDQSARIFQIPWKHAARHGWSIDRDATLFRSWAMHTGRYHPGKDKPDPKTWKANFRCALNSLPDVSELREHSRKRGSNAYRVYRMLPSSQTRRSRRGPRLFNKSRERQTAEGEHRHENTHSAHAWEPPTARPISDLSQKTESGELNSYDSTPAHGMWEVKPEDQEQSEAVFKLVEHIGSMDLWNQTGEQRGWRTHARWDQWHCPGDENPHLLQTDSYSDLFGPNYIRELSDWSTHHQALML; via the exons ATGCAGCAACCGGTGAGGCTGAGGTTGAGGCCGTGGCTGGAGGAGCAGATTCAGTCTGGGAGGTATCCAGGGGTCAGCTGGCTGGACCAG TCAGCCCGCATCTTCCAAATCCCGTGGAAACATGCTGCTCGCCATGGTTGGAGTATTGACAGGGATGCTACACTCTTCAGGAGCTGGGCCATGCACACAG GTCGCTACCATCCAGGCAAAGACAAGCCAGACCCCAAGACGTGGAAGGCAAATTTCCGCTGTGCCTTGAACTCTTTGCCTGATGTCAGTGAGCTCCGGGAGCACAGCAGGAAGAGAGGCAGCAACGCCTACAGAGTCTACAGGATGCTGCCCAGCTCTCAGACGCGCAGGAGCAGGAGAG GGCCGCGGTTGTTTAACAAAAGCAGAGAAAGACAGACGGCTGAAGGAGAACACAGACACGAGAACACGCACAGCGCACACGCCTGGGAACCTCCAACAGCAAGACCCATTTCAGACCTGTCACAGAAGACAGAGAGCGGTGAACTAAACTCCTACGACAGTACTCCAGCACACG GGATGTGGGAGGTCAAACCGGAGGACCAGGAACAGAGTGAGGCTGTCTTTAAG CTAGTGGAGCACATAGGCAGCATGGACCTCTGGAACCAGACGGGGGAGCAGAGAGGATGGAGGACACACGCTCGGTGGGACCAGTGGCACT GTCCCGGCGACGAGAACCCACACCTTCTCCAAACTGACAGCTACAGTGACCTGTTTGGACCAAACTACATCAGGGAACTCTCTGACTGGTCCACCCACCATCAAGCCCTGATGTTGTAG